In Leucoraja erinacea ecotype New England chromosome 15, Leri_hhj_1, whole genome shotgun sequence, the following proteins share a genomic window:
- the LOC129704176 gene encoding fibroblast growth factor 8-like isoform X1: MRLLSTRLSYLCLQLLAFCFQAQVTYQSPPNFTQHVREQTRQTDRLSRKLIRIYQLYSRTSGKHVQVLGKRINAKAEDGDKYAKLIVETDTFGSRVRIKGAESGFYICMNKRGKLIGKRSGKSKDCVFTEIVLENNYTALQNAKYEGWFMGFTRKGRPRKGSKTRQHQREVHFMKRLPKGHLSTQDNHRHFEFINYPFSTRTKRTRHSRPR; encoded by the exons ATGCGTCTCCTGTCCACGCGTCTGAGCTACCT ATGCCTGCAGTTACTCGCCTTCTGCTTTCAAGCGCAG GTAACCTATCAGTCACCGCCTAATTTTACACAGCACGTCAGGGAACAAACCAGGCAGACGGACCGCCTCAGCAGGAAGCTAATCCGTATTTACCAACTCTACAGCCGCACTAGCGGCAAACACGTCCAGGTGCTGGGCAAGAGGATCAACGCCAAGGCGGAGGACGGCGACAAGTACG CTAAACTGATCGTAGAGACGGACACGTTCGGAAGCAGAGTCCGCATCAAAGGTGCTGAGTCTGGGTTTTACATTTGCATGAACAAGCGAGGAAAGCTGATCGGAAAG CGAAGTGGGAAGAGCAAGGATTGCGTTTTCACCGAGATTGTCCTGGAGAATAACTACACGGCACTGCAGAACGCCAAGTACGAAGGCTGGTTCATGGGCTTCACCCGCAAAGGAAGACCCAGGAAAGGGTCGAAGACCCGGCAGCATCAGAGGGAGGTGCACTTCATGAAGAGGTTGCCCAAGGGCCACCTGTCCACGCAAGACAACCACAGACACTTTGAGTTCATCAACTACCCATTCTCCACCAGGACTAAACGCACCCGACACTCCAGGCCTCGATAG
- the LOC129704176 gene encoding fibroblast growth factor 8-like isoform X2 codes for MRLLSTRLSYLCLQLLAFCFQAQHVREQTRQTDRLSRKLIRIYQLYSRTSGKHVQVLGKRINAKAEDGDKYAKLIVETDTFGSRVRIKGAESGFYICMNKRGKLIGKRSGKSKDCVFTEIVLENNYTALQNAKYEGWFMGFTRKGRPRKGSKTRQHQREVHFMKRLPKGHLSTQDNHRHFEFINYPFSTRTKRTRHSRPR; via the exons ATGCGTCTCCTGTCCACGCGTCTGAGCTACCT ATGCCTGCAGTTACTCGCCTTCTGCTTTCAAGCGCAG CACGTCAGGGAACAAACCAGGCAGACGGACCGCCTCAGCAGGAAGCTAATCCGTATTTACCAACTCTACAGCCGCACTAGCGGCAAACACGTCCAGGTGCTGGGCAAGAGGATCAACGCCAAGGCGGAGGACGGCGACAAGTACG CTAAACTGATCGTAGAGACGGACACGTTCGGAAGCAGAGTCCGCATCAAAGGTGCTGAGTCTGGGTTTTACATTTGCATGAACAAGCGAGGAAAGCTGATCGGAAAG CGAAGTGGGAAGAGCAAGGATTGCGTTTTCACCGAGATTGTCCTGGAGAATAACTACACGGCACTGCAGAACGCCAAGTACGAAGGCTGGTTCATGGGCTTCACCCGCAAAGGAAGACCCAGGAAAGGGTCGAAGACCCGGCAGCATCAGAGGGAGGTGCACTTCATGAAGAGGTTGCCCAAGGGCCACCTGTCCACGCAAGACAACCACAGACACTTTGAGTTCATCAACTACCCATTCTCCACCAGGACTAAACGCACCCGACACTCCAGGCCTCGATAG